The Petropleomorpha daqingensis genome includes a window with the following:
- a CDS encoding dihydrofolate reductase family protein: MGKIVLSDNVTLDGVVQDPAGDEGFRGGGWVGRLADHPQLHELALEEARGAAALLLGRRSYEWFAGRWPARTGELADRLNGLPKYVVSTTLERPAWANSTVLVGDPVGAVATLRRELGGDVVVPASSGLVRTLMAHDLVDELRLKVFPVVLGAGERLFGETAGSVPLRLVDARTVEGGIAVLTYARDR; this comes from the coding sequence ATGGGGAAGATCGTCCTCAGCGACAACGTCACGCTCGACGGCGTCGTCCAGGACCCGGCCGGCGACGAGGGCTTCCGCGGTGGCGGCTGGGTCGGCCGGCTCGCCGACCACCCGCAGCTGCACGAGCTGGCGCTCGAGGAGGCCCGGGGAGCCGCCGCCCTGCTGCTGGGCCGGCGCAGCTACGAGTGGTTCGCCGGGCGGTGGCCGGCGCGCACCGGCGAGCTGGCGGACCGCCTGAACGGCCTGCCCAAGTACGTCGTCTCCACGACGCTCGAGCGTCCTGCGTGGGCCAACTCGACCGTGCTGGTGGGGGACCCGGTGGGCGCGGTGGCGACGCTGCGCCGCGAGCTCGGCGGGGACGTCGTCGTCCCTGCCAGCTCCGGGCTGGTCCGGACGTTGATGGCCCACGACCTCGTCGACGAGCTCCGGCTGAAGGTCTTCCCGGTCGTGCTCGGCGCGGGCGAGCGCCTCTTCGGCGAGACCGCCGGCTCGGTGCCGCTGCGTCTCGTCGACGCCCGGACCGTCGAGGGCGGCATCGCCGTCCTCACCTACGCGCGTGACCGCTGA
- a CDS encoding DUF2235 domain-containing protein, producing MNIAVLLDGTWSDANTHTNIAQIDARTPRRAGGADQAVHYIEGVGTGPFDRLQGGILGAGLDDDIREGYGFIAARHRSEDDRIHLLGYSRGAFAARSLAGMIAKCGPLRESDLPAKAVFARYRDTDRPGLREMQAGERPARTAEDRLVLARSRLVRIRFIGVFDTVGSLGIPGGLGRLVNRRRYQFHDTRLSGLVDLACHAVAIDEHRRQFAPTLWTSVPIPIPQHATRVEQRWFVGEHANVGGGGTATPEVDNPLSVLTREWIVERAVEAGLVIEPPPVPVTGEEWSGPISDFYAGLLGGLVRFLPGAGPYLRPVRTTISEVLDRSVIHRWRDGKPRYRPRNPYLEPWIQEQL from the coding sequence GTGAACATCGCCGTGCTCCTCGACGGGACGTGGAGCGACGCCAACACGCACACCAACATCGCGCAGATCGATGCGCGAACGCCCCGCCGCGCCGGGGGAGCGGACCAGGCGGTCCACTACATCGAGGGCGTCGGGACGGGCCCCTTCGATCGGCTGCAGGGCGGCATCCTCGGCGCGGGGCTGGACGACGACATCCGTGAGGGCTACGGCTTCATCGCCGCGCGCCACCGGTCCGAGGACGACCGGATCCACCTGCTCGGCTACAGCCGCGGGGCCTTCGCGGCACGCAGCCTGGCCGGGATGATCGCCAAGTGCGGGCCCCTCCGGGAATCGGACCTGCCCGCGAAGGCGGTGTTCGCCCGGTACCGCGATACCGACAGACCGGGCCTGCGGGAGATGCAGGCGGGGGAGCGGCCCGCCCGCACCGCCGAGGACCGGCTGGTGCTGGCCCGCTCCCGCCTGGTGCGCATCCGGTTCATCGGCGTGTTCGACACCGTCGGCAGCCTCGGCATCCCCGGCGGTCTCGGCCGCCTGGTCAACCGCCGCCGCTACCAGTTCCACGACACCCGCCTCAGCGGGCTCGTCGACCTGGCCTGCCATGCCGTCGCGATCGACGAGCACCGCAGGCAGTTCGCGCCGACGCTCTGGACGAGCGTGCCCATCCCGATACCGCAGCACGCGACGCGCGTGGAGCAGCGCTGGTTCGTCGGGGAGCACGCGAACGTCGGCGGCGGCGGGACCGCGACGCCCGAGGTCGACAACCCCCTCTCCGTGCTGACCCGCGAGTGGATCGTCGAGCGGGCGGTCGAGGCCGGTCTCGTGATCGAGCCACCGCCGGTTCCCGTCACGGGGGAGGAGTGGTCCGGGCCGATCTCCGACTTCTACGCCGGTCTCCTCGGCGGCCTGGTGCGCTTCCTGCCGGGCGCCGGCCCCTACCTGCGCCCGGTGCGGACGACGATCAGCGAGGTCCTCGACCGGTCGGTGATCCACCGGTGGCGGGACGGGAAACCGCGGTACCGCCCGCGGAACCCCTATCTCGAACCCTGGATCCAGGAGCAGCTCTGA
- a CDS encoding NAD(P)-dependent oxidoreductase: protein MKLTVVAATGRIGTLVTEQALAAGHDVTAVARNPAALSTRTRVVPADLLRDGPDVLVPALAGADAVVSCLGRRTAADAGVTPRGTQAIVEAMQVAGVRRVVAISAAPIGTVPSPGRPAPPRHDPGDGLLMRTVLSPLVKTVFRAYYAELAVMEDVLRESGTDWTVVRPPRLTNGPLTGTYRTAVDRNVRRGPTVSRADVAHLVLRVLEQPATVHRTIGLAT from the coding sequence ATGAAGCTCACCGTCGTGGCGGCGACCGGCCGCATCGGCACGCTCGTCACGGAGCAGGCGCTCGCCGCGGGACACGACGTCACCGCCGTGGCGCGCAATCCCGCAGCGCTCTCGACGCGCACCCGGGTCGTTCCCGCCGATCTGCTGCGCGACGGCCCGGACGTGCTGGTTCCCGCGCTGGCCGGGGCCGACGCCGTCGTGTCGTGCCTGGGGCGCCGAACCGCTGCCGACGCCGGCGTCACCCCGCGAGGTACCCAGGCGATCGTCGAGGCGATGCAGGTGGCCGGGGTGCGCCGCGTCGTGGCCATCAGCGCCGCCCCGATCGGGACCGTGCCCTCGCCCGGCCGACCCGCACCGCCCCGGCACGACCCCGGGGACGGGCTGCTCATGCGCACGGTCCTCAGCCCGCTGGTGAAGACCGTGTTCCGGGCCTACTACGCAGAACTCGCCGTCATGGAGGACGTCCTGCGGGAGAGCGGCACCGACTGGACCGTGGTCCGGCCACCCCGGCTGACGAACGGTCCGCTCACCGGCACCTACCGGACCGCCGTTGACCGGAACGTCCGGCGGGGCCCGACCGTCTCGCGGGCCGACGTCGCCCATCTCGTGCTGCGGGTCCTGGAGCAGCCCGCCACCGTCCACCGGACGATCGGGCTGGCCACCTGA
- a CDS encoding sigma-70 family RNA polymerase sigma factor, which yields MSADSSVLVSRARAGDGDAFRELTEPHRRELQVHCYRMLGSVQDAEDAVQETLLSAWRALGGFVEDRASLRTWLYRIATNRCLNALRAASRRPATPWDVPRVEPPEPTRLGEVPWLEPWPDALLGAAPGGPPGPEARYEQTEAISLAFVTALQLLPPRQIAVLVLRDVLGFSAREVAGMLDSTVESVTSALKRARAGLRDRRPAGPDQAPPPTAGSPAEEAIVARFVHAWESADVDALVALLTDDVLVSMPPMPFEYEGREAAAGFSASIFRSGRRFDLVPTRANGQPAFGAYLRAPTGVRHGTGLYVLTLSGDRIRAMTRFENSVLPWFGLPRSLPVRAAPGSRVRDRGSAGGTAVSRPATGGSPTGRGPR from the coding sequence GTGAGCGCGGACAGTTCCGTCCTCGTCTCCAGGGCGCGGGCCGGGGACGGCGACGCGTTCCGGGAGCTGACCGAGCCGCACCGGCGCGAGCTGCAGGTGCACTGCTACCGGATGCTCGGGTCCGTCCAGGACGCCGAGGACGCCGTCCAGGAGACCCTGCTGTCCGCCTGGCGCGCCCTCGGCGGGTTCGTCGAGGACCGGGCCTCGTTGCGCACCTGGCTCTACCGGATCGCCACCAACCGGTGCCTCAACGCGCTGCGCGCCGCGAGCCGGCGGCCGGCCACGCCGTGGGACGTGCCCCGGGTCGAACCGCCCGAGCCGACCCGGCTCGGGGAGGTTCCCTGGCTCGAGCCCTGGCCCGACGCCCTCCTGGGCGCGGCACCCGGCGGTCCGCCCGGCCCCGAGGCCCGCTACGAGCAGACCGAGGCGATCTCCCTGGCCTTCGTGACCGCCCTCCAGCTCCTGCCCCCGCGCCAGATCGCCGTCCTGGTGCTGCGCGACGTCCTCGGGTTCTCCGCCCGCGAGGTGGCGGGCATGCTGGACTCGACCGTCGAATCGGTCACCAGTGCCCTCAAACGGGCCCGCGCCGGCCTGCGAGACCGCCGGCCGGCGGGGCCGGACCAGGCCCCGCCGCCGACGGCCGGCTCACCGGCCGAGGAGGCGATCGTGGCGCGGTTCGTCCACGCCTGGGAGTCCGCCGACGTGGACGCGCTGGTCGCCCTGCTCACCGACGACGTCCTCGTCTCGATGCCACCGATGCCGTTCGAGTACGAGGGCCGGGAGGCCGCGGCCGGGTTCAGCGCCAGCATCTTCCGTTCGGGCCGCCGGTTCGACCTCGTCCCGACGCGGGCCAACGGGCAGCCGGCGTTCGGCGCCTACCTGCGCGCCCCGACCGGCGTCCGGCACGGGACCGGCCTCTACGTGCTCACCCTGAGCGGCGACCGGATCCGCGCGATGACGCGCTTCGAGAACAGCGTGCTCCCCTGGTTCGGGCTGCCGCGATCGCTCCCGGTCAGAGCTGCTCCTGGATCCAGGGTTCGAGATAGGGGTTCCGCGGGCGGTACCGCGGTTTCCCGTCCCGCCACCGGTGGATCACCGACCGGTCGAGGACCTCGCTGA